One genomic region from Chrysiogenia bacterium encodes:
- a CDS encoding LLM class flavin-dependent oxidoreductase codes for MKFGIFLAPFHPVDENPTLALERDFELCQHLDKLGFDEAWIGEHHSAGYEIIASPEVFIAAACERTRHIKFGTGVSSLPYHHPLMLADRMMQLDHQTRGRVMLGCGPGSLPSDAFMMGIDTLKQRDMMDEGISAIVRLLRGETVTEKTDWYELKEARLQLKPYTRGGMEIAVASMVSPAGARAAGKYGLSLLSVGATTKGGYNALASNWKIAEERAAEFGQQVHREDWRMVGPMYVAETREKAREDVKFGLQNWLKYFQEVGALPLAPAGDPDKAVDALLKSGLAVIGTPEDAIAQLEKLQEESGGFGTFLQMAVNWADFENTKRSYELIARYVFPHFQGSNTAREEAMGWASQNRPKFIGQVGQAIAQEVQKHHAEKAQKKGSAA; via the coding sequence ATGAAATTTGGAATCTTCCTGGCGCCTTTTCATCCGGTGGATGAAAACCCTACGCTCGCACTCGAGCGCGACTTCGAGCTGTGCCAGCACTTGGACAAGCTGGGCTTTGATGAGGCCTGGATCGGTGAGCACCACTCGGCGGGCTATGAAATCATCGCCAGCCCCGAAGTTTTCATCGCCGCTGCCTGCGAGCGCACCCGGCACATCAAGTTCGGCACGGGCGTTTCCTCGCTTCCGTATCATCACCCGCTCATGCTGGCCGACCGCATGATGCAGCTCGACCACCAGACGCGCGGGCGCGTGATGCTCGGCTGCGGTCCGGGCTCGCTTCCCTCCGACGCCTTCATGATGGGGATCGACACCCTCAAACAACGCGACATGATGGACGAGGGCATCAGCGCCATCGTTCGCCTGTTGCGCGGCGAGACGGTGACCGAGAAGACCGACTGGTACGAGCTCAAGGAAGCGCGCCTGCAGCTCAAGCCCTACACCCGCGGCGGAATGGAAATCGCCGTGGCGAGCATGGTCTCCCCCGCCGGCGCGCGCGCAGCGGGCAAATACGGACTCTCGCTGCTTTCGGTCGGAGCCACCACCAAGGGCGGTTACAACGCGCTGGCCAGCAACTGGAAAATTGCCGAAGAGCGCGCTGCCGAGTTCGGTCAGCAGGTGCACCGCGAGGACTGGCGCATGGTGGGCCCGATGTACGTGGCCGAGACCCGAGAGAAGGCCCGCGAGGATGTGAAGTTCGGCCTCCAGAACTGGCTGAAGTATTTCCAGGAAGTGGGCGCCCTGCCGCTCGCACCCGCGGGAGATCCCGACAAGGCCGTCGACGCACTCCTCAAGTCTGGGCTGGCCGTCATCGGCACCCCCGAGGACGCGATTGCCCAGCTCGAAAAGCTCCAGGAAGAGTCCGGCGGTTTCGGTACCTTCCTCCAAATGGCCGTCAACTGGGCCGACTTCGAGAACACCAAGCGCAGCTACGAGCTGATCGCGCGCTACGTCTTCCCGCATTTTCAGGGCAGCAATACCGCCCGCGAGGAAGCCATGGGCTGGGCCAGCCAGAACCGCCCGAAGTTCATTGGACAGGTCGGGCAGGCCATCGCCCAGGAAGTGCAGAAGCACCACGCCGAAAAGGCGCAGAAAAAGGGCTCGGCCGCCTGA
- a CDS encoding TetR/AcrR family transcriptional regulator → MTQPQTSSAGRTGRTKKAAAKAVSAKAASAKAAPVSRRTRKKERTRQRIYECAMDLFTERGFDNVTIEEICEAADIAKATYFLHFKTKASLIFESTARLTELLRDELATPSKSARKDLERVTHLMLERWGERREVMEAMTREVLASPISEIGERPENEEFIQLYVEIFRRGQKSGELRKDVLPELAALSFFATASSIAAVHAQKMPGADIGPFIDQFMNMVFDGLVNPATRKKKAGR, encoded by the coding sequence GTGACCCAGCCCCAGACAAGTTCCGCCGGCCGCACGGGCCGGACGAAGAAAGCCGCTGCCAAGGCCGTGTCCGCCAAGGCCGCGTCCGCCAAGGCCGCGCCGGTCTCGCGCCGCACGCGCAAGAAGGAACGCACGCGCCAGCGCATCTATGAATGCGCGATGGATCTGTTTACCGAGCGGGGATTCGACAACGTCACCATCGAGGAAATCTGCGAAGCCGCCGACATCGCAAAGGCGACCTACTTCCTGCATTTCAAGACCAAGGCGTCACTGATCTTCGAGAGCACCGCGCGCCTGACAGAACTGTTGCGCGACGAACTCGCCACGCCCTCAAAGAGCGCGCGCAAGGACCTCGAGCGCGTCACGCACCTGATGCTCGAACGCTGGGGCGAGCGCCGCGAGGTGATGGAAGCCATGACGCGCGAGGTGCTGGCCAGTCCGATCAGCGAAATCGGTGAGCGCCCGGAGAACGAGGAATTTATCCAGCTCTATGTCGAGATCTTCCGGCGCGGGCAGAAGAGCGGCGAGTTGCGCAAGGACGTCCTGCCCGAGCTGGCCGCGCTGAGCTTTTTCGCGACGGCCTCGTCCATCGCCGCCGTGCATGCCCAGAAAATGCCCGGCGCGGATATCGGGCCCTTCATAGATCAGTTCATGAACATGGTTTTCGATGGGCTGGTCAATCCAGCGACAAGAAAGAAAAAGGCGGGGCGCTGA